ATACATACGGTACATTCAAATGTTTTTTTGCTTCTTTCACTATCGCAGAAGATTTATTGGTTCCTTTATTCACATTAGCTACGGTGGATGTCTGCTTTTTTACACCCAATGCTTTATATGTATTCGGACCTACAATACCATCAGCTTTTAAACCTTTATTTTTTTGGAACTTTACAACTGCACTTTTAGTAACCGTGCCAAAATATGTAGTTGTATTCTTACTCTTAAAATATTCTTTTTTCTTTAATATCTCTTGTAATTGTTTTACTTCGGTATGGGTCATACCACTTTTTAACGTCCGATCGCCCAATGCAGCATTACTAACCAACGGATTTGATAGTAACAATCCTGACACTACAAAAGATGCTATAATTTTTTTCATTTTCTCCCCCGATAAAATCCTTTTTTATTGATTTTACCAGCTTTAAGTGACAAACATATTTACCTAATTTTACATTATGATTACAATTTTATGCATAAAGTGTGCAAAAAATACAAAATATCTAAAATACCCCTAGCATTCTTTTTCTTTCTTATTTTGAATTTGATTATTAATCATACTTTCAAAAGGCCAACAAATGACAGCCTTATTATGTCGCAAACACACTTGTTAGTTGCTTAAGACCTATTGAAAGTTGAAACAAACTATGTAATAAACAAGCACTATCCTTATGGTCTGTACCCGTAGCCAAACCCGAATAAAAAAGTAATAAA
This sequence is a window from Brevibacillus sp. JNUCC-41. Protein-coding genes within it:
- a CDS encoding C40 family peptidase; its protein translation is MKKIIASFVVSGLLLSNPLVSNAALGDRTLKSGMTHTEVKQLQEILKKKEYFKSKNTTTYFGTVTKSAVVKFQKNKGLKADGIVGPNTYKALGVKKQTSTVANVNKGTNKSSAIVKEAKKHLNVPYVWGGTTPKGFDCSGFLKYVFEKSADVTLPRTVSEIYKKGTKVSKLQAGDLVFYETYKTGASHAGIYIGGNQFIHSSSSNGISITSMDNSYWKKRYLGAKRM